The Pyrus communis chromosome 9, drPyrComm1.1, whole genome shotgun sequence genome has a segment encoding these proteins:
- the LOC137744515 gene encoding uncharacterized protein — protein MLANASPADVMDDTYRMSESTCLDNLAEFCYTIVQLYKEKYLCEPNQADMDRLLRKAEDNDIYPKWATLVQAIANHVDDAQRWFTLRQEAYRKDVKRAFDILQAR, from the exons ATGCTGGCCAATGCCTCCCCAGCTGATGTGATGGATGATACATATAGAatgtctgagtctacatgccttgataatCTTGCTGAATTCTGTTACACAATTGTTCAGCTTTACAAAGAGAAGTACCTCTGTGAACCAAATCAAGCAGATATGGATCGGCTCCTTCGCAAAGCTGAAGACA atgacatctacccaaagtgggcgacacttgtccaagcaattgcAAACCATGTGGATGATGCCCAAAGATGGTTTACCTTACGCCAAGAGGCATACCGGAAAGATGTTAAGAGAGCTTTCGAtattctacaagcacggtgA